The following proteins come from a genomic window of Vallitaleaceae bacterium 9-2:
- the minE gene encoding cell division topological specificity factor MinE — protein sequence MGIFSRKKTSKTVAKDRLKLVLIHDRVNCSTDVLEMMRADIIKTISKYMDFDEGELEVKVGSTRSETSGNVIPALYANIPITNIKKPRE from the coding sequence ATGGGAATTTTTTCTAGAAAGAAAACCTCTAAAACGGTGGCAAAAGACCGTTTAAAATTGGTTTTAATTCATGATCGTGTCAATTGTTCAACAGATGTATTAGAAATGATGCGTGCTGATATTATAAAAACCATCAGTAAATATATGGATTTTGATGAAGGTGAATTGGAAGTAAAAGTTGGGTCCACACGTTCTGAGACATCAGGAAATGTCATTCCTGCTCTTTATGCGAACATACCCATAACCAATATAAAAAAGCCACGAGAATAG
- the mreD gene encoding rod shape-determining protein MreD: MIKKISTGLIIIFIIILQTTLFQQLSINNTTPNLFIITIVSISALMGRKDGLLYAILFGVVQDIQFGGVVGFYVLVYAIIAYVSGYLYRNYYAESMMIPLIVIGLSDLFYNLVIFIFTYLLRGRLELGYYFGFIIAPEVTYTVFIGVLFYRLYIIYFNFLRMTHTKKRKGEDAFNEGDF; encoded by the coding sequence ATGATCAAAAAAATATCAACCGGATTAATTATAATTTTTATTATTATTTTACAGACAACCCTTTTTCAACAATTGAGTATTAATAACACTACACCAAACCTGTTTATTATTACAATTGTATCGATTAGTGCATTAATGGGAAGAAAGGATGGATTACTCTATGCCATTCTTTTTGGCGTGGTGCAAGATATTCAATTTGGTGGTGTCGTTGGATTTTATGTTCTTGTCTATGCGATTATCGCATATGTATCTGGATACCTATACCGAAATTATTATGCCGAAAGTATGATGATACCGCTTATTGTTATCGGTTTATCGGATTTATTTTATAATCTGGTTATTTTTATTTTCACCTATTTGCTTCGAGGGCGGCTGGAATTGGGATATTATTTTGGATTTATTATCGCACCTGAAGTTACCTATACTGTATTTATTGGGGTGCTTTTTTACAGACTTTATATCATCTATTTTAACTTTTTACGTATGACACATACAAAGAAGCGAAAAGGAGAGGACGCATTTAATGAAGGAGATTTTTAA
- a CDS encoding septum site-determining protein MinC: MKDIILIKGNQFGLSIHVDENAKFDLIYEALKQKLIDGKNFFGNSKVVLSFEGKTLTSKEMDKLTRLVSSETNLQIICSLHKEFDFDSVTERIERVANESVEPQIKAYKDYIEQLESQLRTQEQKFREQDEQIVFHFSNLRSGQQIITKSHVVILGDANNGSRIESGGKVIVLGRLKGVVHAGLDPRQRGFVFALDMTPVQLKIGNAIGRAADRVDKVSKSVEPQIAYEEDGRIVIENIHNQVYRDLINDTN; encoded by the coding sequence ATGAAGGATATTATTCTAATTAAGGGGAATCAATTCGGTTTGTCGATTCATGTAGATGAGAATGCCAAATTTGATCTTATCTATGAAGCGCTTAAACAAAAATTAATTGATGGAAAAAACTTTTTTGGTAACAGCAAAGTGGTTTTGTCCTTCGAAGGGAAAACACTCACTTCAAAAGAAATGGACAAACTTACACGATTGGTATCTAGCGAAACCAATCTTCAGATTATTTGTTCGCTTCACAAGGAATTTGACTTTGACAGTGTTACAGAGCGCATTGAACGTGTTGCCAACGAATCTGTCGAACCGCAAATCAAAGCATATAAAGATTACATCGAACAGTTGGAATCACAGTTGCGTACTCAAGAGCAAAAATTTCGAGAACAAGACGAACAAATTGTTTTTCACTTTTCCAATCTTCGTTCAGGTCAACAGATTATTACCAAAAGTCACGTGGTCATACTGGGCGATGCCAATAACGGATCTAGAATTGAATCTGGTGGCAAAGTTATTGTATTAGGTCGCCTAAAGGGTGTTGTACATGCCGGACTTGATCCAAGGCAACGAGGCTTTGTATTTGCCTTAGATATGACACCGGTGCAATTAAAAATCGGCAACGCTATTGGACGTGCTGCAGATCGAGTGGACAAAGTCTCTAAATCTGTAGAACCTCAAATTGCCTATGAAGAAGATGGACGAATCGTTATTGAAAACATTCACAATCAAGTCTATAGAGACTTAATTAACGATACAAATTAG
- a CDS encoding Maf family protein, whose product MKRKQKIILASQSERRADLLRQIGIDFTIIPSEFDENSISKTHVDPKEYVQTLAFKKAEFLSCQGIDNQIILGADTVVVIEGHILGKPQNPQQAYEYLNLLSGKEHQVYTGVCIIDQARAKKMVCSQVTTVVMDTINEHDFDEYISTKEPFDKAGAYGIQGIGARYIKEIHGDYFNIVGLPLNLTVHMFKQMQIDL is encoded by the coding sequence ATGAAAAGAAAACAAAAAATAATTTTAGCATCGCAATCAGAGCGAAGAGCTGATTTACTCCGACAAATTGGAATAGATTTTACCATTATACCAAGTGAATTTGATGAAAATTCAATATCGAAAACACATGTTGACCCGAAAGAATATGTTCAAACTCTGGCTTTTAAAAAGGCAGAGTTTCTTTCGTGTCAAGGGATAGACAATCAAATTATACTTGGAGCTGATACGGTTGTCGTGATTGAGGGGCACATATTAGGCAAGCCTCAAAATCCACAGCAAGCTTATGAATATCTTAACTTACTCTCTGGAAAAGAACATCAAGTTTATACAGGGGTATGTATCATCGATCAAGCACGTGCAAAAAAAATGGTATGTTCTCAAGTAACCACCGTAGTTATGGATACAATTAATGAACACGATTTTGACGAGTATATCAGTACAAAAGAACCATTTGATAAAGCAGGTGCTTATGGTATACAAGGTATAGGTGCTCGATATATTAAAGAAATCCATGGCGATTATTTTAATATTGTAGGGCTTCCATTAAATCTGACTGTACATATGTTCAAACAAATGCAAATTGATTTGTAA
- a CDS encoding RnfABCDGE type electron transport complex subunit G yields MKKDSILKNALILCGITLIAGLLLGLTYNFTLDAIAEQTRIKTENALAAVMENASFEETDIQGEVKFITKVYEATDKDTSDVKGYAFQLATTEGYDGTINMMVGINADGTLNGIDIISHTETPGLGAKADDAPFKNQFVQKAASLLTLVKGNSDGQNIDAIGGATITSSAVTAAVNEAIIYYNDIIKEGN; encoded by the coding sequence ATGAAAAAAGATTCGATATTAAAAAATGCACTCATTTTATGTGGAATTACATTGATTGCCGGATTACTTTTAGGTCTTACATATAATTTTACATTAGACGCTATTGCAGAACAAACACGTATCAAAACAGAAAACGCATTGGCTGCAGTTATGGAAAACGCTTCTTTTGAAGAAACAGATATCCAAGGTGAGGTGAAGTTTATCACCAAAGTATATGAAGCTACGGATAAAGATACGAGTGATGTTAAAGGGTATGCTTTTCAACTAGCAACGACAGAAGGTTATGATGGAACGATCAATATGATGGTAGGAATCAATGCCGATGGAACACTTAATGGAATTGATATTATCAGTCATACAGAGACACCGGGTCTCGGAGCAAAAGCTGATGATGCCCCCTTTAAAAATCAATTTGTTCAAAAAGCAGCATCCTTGTTAACCCTTGTAAAAGGAAATAGCGATGGTCAAAACATTGATGCTATAGGTGGCGCAACGATTACGTCCTCAGCAGTAACTGCCGCTGTGAACGAAGCAATTATCTATTATAATGACATCATTAAGGAGGGGAACTAA
- the rsxA gene encoding electron transport complex subunit RsxA → MEFVLLFISAVLVNNVVLSRFLGICPFLGVSKKIETSIGMGMAVTFVMTLASLISHIVFYAILKPLEIEYLYTIAFILVIASLVQLVEMVIQKTSPSLYQALGVFLPLITTNCAVLGVAVINMQKSIQTNGDFGLIHSVINGLGTAVGFTLAIVLLAGIRERIEYNPIPKHFKGYPIVLITAGLMAIAFLGFSGMIK, encoded by the coding sequence ATGGAATTTGTATTATTATTTATAAGTGCGGTTTTAGTTAATAACGTCGTATTATCGAGATTCTTAGGTATATGTCCTTTCTTAGGTGTTTCAAAAAAAATCGAAACATCTATAGGTATGGGCATGGCCGTAACTTTTGTTATGACCTTAGCATCTTTGATTTCACATATTGTATTTTATGCAATTTTAAAACCTTTAGAAATCGAATATTTGTATACTATTGCATTTATTCTAGTTATCGCTTCACTGGTTCAATTGGTTGAGATGGTTATCCAAAAAACAAGCCCATCTTTGTATCAAGCATTAGGTGTGTTTTTACCACTAATTACAACAAACTGTGCAGTACTTGGTGTTGCTGTAATTAATATGCAAAAAAGTATTCAAACAAACGGTGATTTCGGTTTGATTCATTCTGTAATTAACGGACTAGGCACAGCTGTTGGTTTTACTCTTGCAATTGTTTTGTTAGCAGGTATTCGTGAGCGTATCGAATATAATCCAATACCAAAACATTTTAAAGGTTATCCAATTGTTTTAATTACAGCTGGATTGATGGCAATTGCATTTTTAGGTTTTTCCGGAATGATTAAATAG
- a CDS encoding penicillin-binding transpeptidase domain-containing protein, translating into MKEIFKYIFTFLTHRLFVLSLVLILMISILLSRLFELQIINGSKLDEEFELSILREIDIKGQRGLIYDRKGTPLAINEIAYTVKYDNSVYTVDRNQLLLTMIRILKDNNDALSIEFPLYIDSDNLYQFKDNTGALNRFLRDIYASQRAKDPDFALDQTPDEVIEYLCSPTFFAISEEEIQEKEITKQELVDLLSIRYALWKKAYYKFIPQEIAVDISLESLAELKENKDILPGVTIVEDPVRKYLYPELMSHILGYTGRISDEALEEYKQYGYDQNDIIGRIGIEKSMELYLHAQDGKQTVEVDNLGRTMNVIEQIDPVAGKDVYLTLDLELQKRSEELLEKQLAHLISQKLVMKKPSYGETRVPELWEVYYSLFENKTIELDTLLSFDESDTSTQTILEQYSTYRDLRVENIREQLETSDVSKNEKLSRYNDYILSTLISDGLLKDNHTSSSGFLDYDNQIISFRGLLNYYIKEEYLSFEKYSDDTSIDVEQLTDNEVYAYLVNQVILGDYVDRYQFKLNTFLEMIENEQFSYVDLSKMLMEIDVIAFDQTRYDALSNRQQSPLAFMKEVIANIELTPQQIALDPSTGGIVITDVHTGEVLALVNYPSYDNNRISDYNYYQDLLRDPSRPLYPIATQGKTAPGSTFKMVSAVAGLEEGIIDAHTHFNCTGHFTKITPSVACWIAASGGQHGNVDVVTAIAVSCNSFFNEIGYRMGMTEDGLYNPKIGTNKLAEYAAMFGLDSVSGIELTESPPSLPGNTTTGYPNPVTAAMGQEFNSYTPTQIARFLATLANGGTLYELTLIDRIYNSDGSVYEINEPTVTQVNDFDEETIELVHQGMIDVTSGSRGTARSFYANFPILVAGKTGSAQENKSRASHAVFGSFAPANDPEIAIAVVIPFSYTANFSSGYIVGTLTRDLYGAYYDIYKEYPSYNYMGEFADEGNIDTN; encoded by the coding sequence ATGAAGGAGATTTTTAAATACATATTTACATTTTTAACCCATCGTCTATTTGTTTTAAGTCTTGTCTTAATCTTAATGATATCCATTCTTTTATCTCGCCTTTTTGAATTGCAAATCATTAATGGAAGCAAGTTAGATGAAGAATTTGAACTGAGTATTTTAAGAGAAATTGATATCAAAGGTCAGCGTGGACTCATATATGATCGAAAAGGCACTCCACTGGCAATTAATGAGATTGCATATACCGTCAAATATGACAATAGCGTATATACGGTTGACCGTAATCAACTTCTGTTAACCATGATTCGTATCTTAAAGGATAATAATGATGCCCTTAGTATCGAATTCCCTTTATATATAGACTCTGATAATCTGTATCAATTTAAAGACAATACAGGTGCGTTAAATCGTTTTTTAAGGGATATATATGCAAGTCAGCGCGCAAAAGACCCGGATTTTGCTTTGGATCAAACTCCGGATGAAGTTATTGAATACCTATGTAGTCCGACTTTTTTTGCCATTAGTGAAGAAGAGATTCAAGAAAAAGAAATTACAAAACAGGAACTGGTTGACTTGCTCTCTATCCGCTATGCGTTATGGAAAAAAGCATATTATAAATTTATTCCTCAAGAAATTGCAGTAGATATAAGTCTTGAGTCTTTAGCGGAACTCAAAGAAAACAAGGATATTTTACCTGGAGTAACGATTGTCGAGGACCCGGTTCGCAAATACTTGTACCCTGAACTGATGTCACATATCCTTGGCTATACTGGGCGTATCAGCGATGAAGCTTTAGAAGAATATAAGCAATATGGTTACGATCAAAATGATATTATTGGGCGTATCGGCATTGAAAAATCCATGGAGTTATATCTACATGCTCAAGATGGCAAACAGACGGTTGAAGTTGATAATCTTGGACGAACCATGAATGTCATTGAACAAATAGACCCTGTAGCAGGAAAAGACGTCTATCTTACTTTAGATTTAGAACTTCAAAAACGTAGTGAAGAACTCCTTGAAAAGCAGTTAGCCCATCTGATCTCACAAAAACTTGTTATGAAAAAACCTTCATACGGTGAAACACGGGTGCCTGAATTGTGGGAAGTATACTACTCACTATTTGAAAATAAAACGATCGAACTAGATACATTATTATCTTTTGATGAATCCGATACATCTACACAGACTATTTTAGAACAATATTCTACCTATCGCGATCTTCGTGTAGAGAATATACGTGAACAGTTAGAAACAAGTGACGTATCTAAGAATGAAAAACTCTCACGTTATAATGACTATATCTTATCTACACTTATAAGTGATGGTTTATTAAAAGACAACCATACAAGTAGCAGTGGATTTTTAGATTACGACAATCAAATCATTAGTTTCCGTGGTTTACTTAATTATTATATCAAAGAAGAGTATCTCTCCTTTGAAAAGTATAGTGATGATACATCTATAGATGTTGAACAGCTGACAGATAATGAAGTGTATGCATATCTGGTGAACCAGGTGATTTTAGGTGATTATGTTGACCGATATCAATTCAAGCTCAACACATTTCTAGAAATGATTGAAAATGAGCAATTCTCATATGTTGATTTATCAAAAATGCTCATGGAAATTGACGTGATTGCTTTTGATCAAACACGCTATGATGCATTATCCAATCGTCAACAATCGCCACTTGCTTTTATGAAAGAAGTCATTGCCAATATTGAATTGACGCCTCAACAAATAGCACTTGATCCTTCAACTGGCGGTATTGTGATTACCGATGTACATACAGGAGAAGTCCTTGCACTAGTTAACTACCCAAGTTATGACAACAACCGTATCTCTGATTATAACTATTATCAAGATCTGTTAAGAGATCCCAGTCGTCCACTTTATCCTATTGCAACTCAAGGAAAAACCGCACCTGGGTCAACATTTAAAATGGTCTCTGCTGTAGCTGGACTTGAAGAAGGAATTATTGACGCACATACACATTTTAACTGTACAGGACATTTTACAAAAATCACACCTTCTGTTGCATGTTGGATTGCAGCAAGTGGAGGACAGCATGGAAATGTTGATGTTGTTACTGCTATAGCCGTAAGTTGCAACTCGTTTTTTAATGAAATCGGGTATCGCATGGGTATGACAGAGGATGGATTGTACAATCCTAAAATCGGAACGAACAAACTCGCTGAGTATGCAGCTATGTTTGGGCTAGACTCAGTTTCTGGAATCGAATTAACAGAATCGCCACCATCATTACCAGGAAATACAACCACTGGCTATCCAAACCCTGTGACAGCAGCCATGGGTCAAGAATTTAATTCCTATACACCAACCCAAATCGCACGTTTTCTTGCCACACTTGCGAATGGAGGAACCCTATATGAATTAACGTTAATTGATCGCATTTATAATTCTGATGGTTCTGTGTATGAGATCAATGAACCTACCGTAACACAAGTCAATGACTTTGATGAAGAAACGATTGAATTGGTTCATCAAGGAATGATTGATGTAACTTCAGGCTCCCGTGGTACAGCTCGAAGTTTTTATGCGAATTTTCCGATTTTGGTTGCAGGTAAGACCGGAAGTGCACAGGAAAACAAATCTAGAGCATCCCATGCTGTTTTTGGTTCCTTTGCTCCGGCCAATGACCCGGAAATAGCCATTGCAGTTGTCATACCTTTTAGCTATACAGCAAACTTTTCTTCAGGATACATTGTTGGAACGCTAACCCGTGATCTTTATGGGGCATATTATGACATTTATAAAGAATATCCATCCTATAATTATATGGGAGAATTCGCAGATGAAGGAAATATTGACACAAATTAA
- the radC gene encoding DNA repair protein RadC, producing the protein MSYNIKELPLTERPYEKLEKYGPAALTDAELLAIIIRTGSRKEASTLLASRILSLDQRGLAAIHILDTNQLMSINGVGRVKALQLKALSEISKRMAKSTSIEKLCINSPSSIAKIYMEEMRYHEREHFKVIFLNTKNAIIGDEDISIGTVNASLVDPREIFKMALMYKAVHLILMHNHPSGIPTPSQNDIDVTKRMVKAGHVLGIEILDHIIIGDGNYISLKEQSLGF; encoded by the coding sequence ATGTCCTATAACATAAAAGAATTGCCTTTAACAGAAAGACCTTATGAAAAATTAGAAAAATACGGTCCCGCTGCGTTAACCGACGCAGAATTACTTGCAATTATTATTCGAACCGGCTCTAGAAAAGAAGCATCTACGCTATTAGCCAGTCGCATCTTAAGTCTAGATCAACGAGGCTTAGCTGCTATACATATTTTGGACACGAATCAACTCATGTCAATTAACGGAGTAGGTCGTGTCAAAGCCTTACAGTTAAAAGCGTTATCGGAAATATCAAAACGCATGGCGAAATCAACCAGTATTGAAAAACTATGCATTAATTCACCATCTTCCATTGCAAAGATATACATGGAAGAAATGCGTTACCACGAAAGGGAACATTTTAAAGTTATTTTTTTGAACACAAAAAATGCCATCATTGGAGATGAGGATATTTCTATTGGAACAGTTAACGCTTCCTTGGTTGACCCGCGTGAAATATTTAAAATGGCCTTAATGTATAAAGCGGTTCATTTAATTTTAATGCATAATCATCCAAGCGGTATTCCCACGCCAAGTCAAAATGATATCGATGTCACAAAGCGTATGGTAAAGGCAGGTCACGTACTTGGTATTGAAATATTAGACCATATCATTATTGGAGATGGGAATTATATAAGTCTTAAGGAACAAAGTTTAGGTTTTTAA
- the mreC gene encoding rod shape-determining protein MreC, protein MKRQSRFTIKNFMIILFIISAISMVFTWEMRQSTSPIEQSITYIIVPFQKGATYFGDWVKDKVDFVKNINELEKMNAYLTEEVDQLRYENKLLELDKVELERLRELYELDQQYADYPKTGARVIGKDPGNWYEVFIIDKGSDDGLEVNMIVMAGSGLVGRVIEVAPNYAKVRSIIDDTSSVSAKIIRTSDIATVSGDKKLGDDGLCLIEDIHEDVNIIEGDEIVTSHLGEYFPPGILIGYVKSIESNPNKLTKTAILEPVVDFKHLEEVLVINLKATD, encoded by the coding sequence ATGAAAAGACAATCACGATTTACAATCAAAAATTTTATGATTATATTATTTATCATTTCTGCTATTTCCATGGTATTTACTTGGGAAATGCGCCAATCCACATCTCCTATTGAGCAAAGCATCACTTATATCATTGTTCCCTTTCAAAAAGGGGCAACCTATTTTGGAGATTGGGTCAAGGACAAAGTCGATTTTGTCAAAAACATCAATGAACTTGAAAAAATGAATGCCTACCTTACAGAAGAAGTCGATCAGTTACGTTATGAAAATAAACTTTTAGAACTCGATAAGGTTGAACTCGAACGTTTACGTGAACTCTATGAACTGGATCAACAATACGCTGATTATCCCAAAACCGGAGCAAGAGTTATCGGGAAAGACCCTGGAAATTGGTATGAAGTTTTTATTATTGATAAAGGTAGTGACGATGGACTGGAAGTTAATATGATTGTAATGGCAGGTAGTGGCTTAGTCGGACGCGTAATAGAAGTTGCACCAAATTACGCAAAGGTTCGTTCAATTATTGATGACACCTCTAGTGTCAGTGCAAAAATCATTCGTACATCAGACATAGCAACCGTCAGTGGAGATAAAAAATTGGGTGATGATGGGTTGTGTCTCATTGAAGATATTCATGAAGATGTAAATATCATTGAAGGTGATGAAATTGTCACATCCCATTTAGGAGAATATTTTCCACCAGGAATCCTTATCGGTTATGTTAAAAGTATTGAGTCTAATCCAAATAAATTGACCAAGACCGCAATACTTGAACCTGTCGTCGATTTCAAACATTTAGAAGAAGTCCTTGTCATTAATCTTAAAGCAACAGACTAA
- a CDS encoding DUF4321 domain-containing protein encodes MAYNSRNGKNGWTLFLLLLAGIVIGGLIGELASGAPFLKWLNLGYTFGLKDAIALDLKIVSILFKITFDITVASIVGIAIAIFTYSRL; translated from the coding sequence GTGGCATATAACTCGCGTAACGGCAAAAACGGTTGGACTTTATTTTTATTACTTTTAGCAGGTATTGTCATCGGAGGATTAATCGGTGAATTAGCATCAGGCGCTCCTTTTTTAAAATGGTTAAATTTAGGATATACTTTTGGCTTAAAAGATGCTATTGCACTTGATTTAAAAATTGTTTCAATTCTATTTAAAATCACCTTTGACATCACCGTTGCCAGTATCGTAGGGATAGCAATTGCTATTTTCACGTATAGTCGATTATGA
- a CDS encoding electron transport complex subunit E, with the protein MAKLMKLIKNGLFDENPVLVQVLGMCPTLAVTSSATNGLGMGLATTSVLFGSNLVISLLRKIIPAKVRIPAFIVIIATFVTIVDLLLQGYIPALYDSLGLFIPLIVVNCIVLGRAEAFASKNGPLHAIFDGVGMGLGFTLALTILGAIREIIGAGSIFGFQLLKLSWYQPVTIFILAPGAFLVLGFMFAAFNKIKASGTKG; encoded by the coding sequence ATGGCAAAACTAATGAAATTGATTAAAAATGGACTTTTTGATGAAAACCCTGTTTTAGTTCAAGTCCTTGGAATGTGTCCGACACTCGCAGTAACATCAAGTGCGACAAATGGTTTAGGAATGGGACTTGCAACAACCAGTGTTCTTTTTGGTTCAAACCTTGTTATCTCATTACTACGAAAAATCATCCCTGCAAAAGTACGTATACCAGCATTCATTGTAATTATCGCAACGTTTGTTACGATTGTTGATTTATTATTACAAGGGTATATACCAGCACTTTATGACTCTCTTGGACTTTTTATTCCACTGATTGTGGTAAACTGTATTGTTCTTGGTCGTGCGGAAGCATTTGCATCCAAAAATGGTCCTTTACATGCTATCTTTGACGGTGTTGGTATGGGACTTGGCTTTACGTTAGCTTTGACTATCCTTGGTGCAATTCGTGAAATCATTGGTGCAGGAAGTATTTTTGGTTTTCAATTATTAAAATTGTCATGGTATCAACCCGTAACAATTTTTATATTAGCTCCAGGTGCATTCCTTGTTTTAGGGTTCATGTTTGCTGCATTTAATAAGATCAAAGCATCAGGTACGAAAGGGTAG
- a CDS encoding RnfABCDGE type electron transport complex subunit B, whose protein sequence is MDISSIIFSAASIGGLGLAFGLGLGYAAKKFEVKVDPLIPVVRDALPGANCGACGFAGCDAFAKGIVEGQAPINGCPVGGSDTAAALGKIMGVEAKETARQVAYVKCNGTCEQAKEKYIYAGVTDCKNAAFLQGGGSKGCEYGCLGLGSCVAACEFNAIDIIDGVAVINDNCVACGKCVDACPKAIIEMVPNDSKIRVACNSADKGKDVKSNCAVGCIACRLCVKACEFDAIHVTDNLAKIDYEKCTQCGACVEKCPTNAISHLS, encoded by the coding sequence ATGGATATATCAAGTATTATTTTTTCTGCTGCAAGCATCGGTGGCTTAGGTCTTGCCTTTGGTCTTGGCTTAGGTTATGCAGCAAAAAAATTCGAAGTTAAAGTTGACCCACTCATTCCTGTTGTGAGAGATGCATTACCAGGAGCAAACTGCGGGGCATGTGGATTTGCAGGATGCGACGCATTTGCAAAAGGTATTGTTGAAGGACAGGCTCCGATTAACGGTTGTCCTGTAGGTGGTAGTGACACAGCGGCGGCACTTGGAAAGATTATGGGTGTTGAAGCCAAAGAAACAGCACGCCAAGTAGCCTATGTTAAATGTAACGGAACCTGTGAACAGGCCAAAGAAAAATATATTTATGCCGGTGTGACGGATTGTAAAAATGCTGCTTTTTTACAAGGTGGTGGATCCAAGGGCTGTGAATATGGATGTTTAGGATTAGGAAGTTGTGTTGCTGCATGCGAGTTTAACGCAATTGATATAATTGACGGTGTTGCTGTCATTAACGACAACTGTGTTGCCTGTGGAAAATGTGTTGATGCATGTCCAAAAGCAATTATTGAAATGGTCCCTAATGATTCAAAAATTCGTGTCGCATGTAATTCCGCAGATAAAGGAAAAGATGTTAAATCTAACTGCGCAGTCGGATGTATCGCATGCAGACTTTGCGTAAAAGCATGTGAATTTGACGCCATTCATGTGACGGATAATCTTGCAAAAATCGATTATGAAAAGTGTACCCAATGTGGTGCATGTGTTGAAAAATGTCCGACAAATGCGATTTCACATTTATCATAA
- the minD gene encoding septum site-determining protein MinD yields the protein MSEVIVVTSGKGGVGKTTTSANIGTGLAMLGKKVVLIDADIGLRNLDVVMGLENRIVYNLIDVVEGNCKLSQGLIKDKKNPTLYLLPAAQTRDKDAVTPEQMKELCDTLKKDYDYIIIDCPAGIEQGFKNAIAAADRALVVTTPEISAIRDADRIIGLLEANEIRDIRLVVNRIRFDMVKRGDMMGIDDVIEILAIDLIGVMPDDENIVISTNTGEPIAANESTIPGKAYMNMCKRITGEEVPYLDLDTPTGFFGKLRTIMGMKG from the coding sequence ATGAGTGAAGTTATTGTTGTCACATCAGGAAAAGGCGGGGTTGGTAAAACAACAACCAGCGCTAATATTGGAACCGGATTAGCTATGTTAGGGAAAAAAGTAGTTCTTATCGATGCTGATATCGGTTTACGTAATCTTGATGTTGTCATGGGGCTTGAAAATAGAATTGTATATAATTTAATTGATGTAGTTGAAGGTAACTGCAAATTAAGCCAAGGCTTAATAAAAGATAAAAAAAATCCTACACTTTATTTGCTCCCAGCAGCACAAACACGTGACAAAGACGCTGTAACTCCTGAGCAAATGAAGGAGCTTTGTGATACCCTAAAAAAAGACTATGATTATATCATTATTGATTGCCCTGCCGGAATTGAGCAAGGGTTTAAAAATGCAATTGCCGCAGCCGATCGAGCACTTGTAGTTACTACTCCAGAAATCTCTGCAATTCGTGATGCAGATCGAATTATTGGATTATTAGAAGCAAATGAAATCCGTGACATTCGTCTCGTAGTGAACCGTATTCGTTTTGATATGGTTAAGCGTGGTGATATGATGGGGATTGATGATGTTATAGAAATCTTAGCTATTGATTTGATTGGTGTAATGCCTGATGATGAAAATATTGTTATCTCAACTAACACAGGCGAACCAATTGCAGCCAACGAAAGTACGATTCCAGGAAAAGCCTATATGAATATGTGTAAGCGTATTACTGGCGAAGAAGTGCCCTATTTAGATTTAGATACTCCAACTGGATTTTTTGGTAAGTTACGTACAATTATGGGAATGAAAGGTTAG